Proteins encoded together in one Camelina sativa cultivar DH55 chromosome 9, Cs, whole genome shotgun sequence window:
- the LOC104710214 gene encoding transcription termination factor MTEF1, chloroplastic-like isoform X2 codes for MIKPLENRDPPTHWKERRRRSRNNYVVSSLLSDRYSLKLHFYPSSIVMFYPHLRSEKKIETFFFFRFSLAATMMIAARCCLLPPPCFRVRCFAGETSDTGILFREKLIYLQDLNVDPHKALRVNPSLRSASISSVVSVENLLSSTGLSRPAVGRILDMFPDLLTSDPESEIIPVLRFLTDEISISEQDIPKSISRCPRLLISSVDHQLRPALSFLKTLGFVGRDTITSRNTVLLVSSVERTLIPKIEYLEEGLGFTREEVAKMVVRSPALLTYSVDNNLAPKVEFFMEEMRGDVKELKRFPQYFSFSLERKIKPRHRLLKEHGIFMPLSEMLKVSDGQFNNWLLELRLRSFERR; via the exons ATGATAAAGCCGCTTGAGAATAGGGATCCCCCCACCCattggaaagaaagaagaagacgaagcagaAACAACTACGTCGTTTCATCGTTATTATCTGACCGTTACAGCTTGAAATTACACTTTTACCCTTCCTCCATTGTTATGTTTTATCCACACTTGAGAAgtgaaaaaaagattgaaactttttttttttttcggttctCTCTCGCCGCGACGATGATGATTGCAGCAAGGTGCTGTCTTTTGCCACCGCCGTGTTTCAGGGTTAGATGTTTCGCCGGTGAAACTTCAGATACAGGGATTTTATTCAGAGAGAAGCTTATTTACCTTCAAGACCTTAACGTAGATCCTCACAAAGCTCTCCGAGTGAACCCATCTCTCCGTTCTGCTTCAATCTCCTCCGTCGTCTCCGTCGAGAATCTTCTCTCTTCAACCGGACTCTCAAGACCCGCCGTTGGTCGGATTCTCGATATGTTCCCAGATTTGTTAACTTCTGATCCCGAAT CTGAGATTATACCGGTGCTTCGCTTCTTAACCGACGAGATCTCGATTTCAGAGCAAGACATACCCAAATCGATCTCTCGTTGTCCTCGATTGCTAATTTCATCAGTAGATCACCAGCTTCGTCCCGCGTTGTCGTTTCTCAAAACCCTAGGATTCGTGGGACGAGACACGATTACGTCGCGGAACACTGTGTTGCTTGTATCGAGTGTGGAACGAACCCTAATCCCTAAAATTGAGTATCTTGAAGAAGGGTTAGGGTTTACAAGAGAAGAGGTAGCGAAGATGGTTGTGAGATCTCCGGCGTTGTTGACGTATAGTGTGGATAACAATTTAGCTCCTAAAGTTGAGTTTTTTATGGAGGAGATGCGTGGTGATGTCAAGGAGCTGAAACGTTTCCCTCAGTATTTTTCGTTTAGCTTGGAGAGGAAGATAAAGCCAAGGCATAGGTTGCTTAAGGAACATGGGATTTTTATGCCTTTGTCTGAGATGTTGAAGGTTAGTGATGGTCAGTTTAATAATTGGCTTTTAGAGCTTCGTCTTAGGTCTtttgaaagaagatga
- the LOC104710214 gene encoding transcription termination factor MTEF1, chloroplastic-like isoform X3, with protein sequence MIKPLENRDPPTHWKERRRRSRNNYVVSSLLSDRYSLKLHFYPSSIVMFYPHLRSEKKIETFFFFRFSLAATMMIAARCCLLPPPCFRVRCFAGETSDTGILFREKLIYLQDLNVDPHKALRVNPSLRSASISSVVSVENLLSSTGLSRPAVGRILDMFPDLLTSDPESEIIPVLRFLTDEISISEQDIPKSISRCPRLLISSVDHQLRPALSFLKTLGFVGRDTITSRNTVLLVSSVERTLIPKIEYLEEGLGFTREEVAKMVVRSPALLTYSVDNNLAPKVEFFMEEMRGDVKELKRFPQYFSFSLERKIKPRHRLLKEHGIFMPLSEMLKVSDGQFNNWLLELRLRSFERR encoded by the exons ATGATAAAGCCGCTTGAGAATAGGGATCCCCCCACCCattggaaagaaagaagaagacgaagcagaAACAACTACGTCGTTTCATCGTTATTATCTGACCGTTACAGCTTGAAATTACACTTTTACCCTTCCTCCATTGTTATGTTTTATCCACACTTGAGAAgtgaaaaaaagattgaaactttttttttttttcggttctCTCTCGCCGCGACGATGATGATTGCAGCAAGGTGCTGTCTTTTGCCACCGCCGTGTTTCAGGGTTAGATGTTTCGCCGGTGAAACTTCAG ATACAGGGATTTTATTCAGAGAGAAGCTTATTTACCTTCAAGACCTTAACGTAGATCCTCACAAAGCTCTCCGAGTGAACCCATCTCTCCGTTCTGCTTCAATCTCCTCCGTCGTCTCCGTCGAGAATCTTCTCTCTTCAACCGGACTCTCAAGACCCGCCGTTGGTCGGATTCTCGATATGTTCCCAGATTTGTTAACTTCTGATCCCGAATCTGAGATTATACCGGTGCTTCGCTTCTTAACCGACGAGATCTCGATTTCAGAGCAAGACATACCCAAATCGATCTCTCGTTGTCCTCGATTGCTAATTTCATCAGTAGATCACCAGCTTCGTCCCGCGTTGTCGTTTCTCAAAACCCTAGGATTCGTGGGACGAGACACGATTACGTCGCGGAACACTGTGTTGCTTGTATCGAGTGTGGAACGAACCCTAATCCCTAAAATTGAGTATCTTGAAGAAGGGTTAGGGTTTACAAGAGAAGAGGTAGCGAAGATGGTTGTGAGATCTCCGGCGTTGTTGACGTATAGTGTGGATAACAATTTAGCTCCTAAAGTTGAGTTTTTTATGGAGGAGATGCGTGGTGATGTCAAGGAGCTGAAACGTTTCCCTCAGTATTTTTCGTTTAGCTTGGAGAGGAAGATAAAGCCAAGGCATAGGTTGCTTAAGGAACATGGGATTTTTATGCCTTTGTCTGAGATGTTGAAGGTTAGTGATGGTCAGTTTAATAATTGGCTTTTAGAGCTTCGTCTTAGGTCTtttgaaagaagatga
- the LOC104710212 gene encoding agamous-like MADS-box protein AGL30 isoform X4, producing the protein MGRVKLKIKKLENPNGRQSTFAKRKNGILKKANELSILCDIDIVLLMFSPTGKAALCCGTRSMEEVIAKFSQVTPQERTKRKFESLENLKKTFQKLDHDVNIREFIASSNSTIEDLSAQARILQARISEIHGRLSYWTEPDKINNVEHLGQLEISIRQSIDQLRAHKEHFGQQQQAMQIDNANFVKDWSTCSMQDGIQIPLEQQLQSMSWILNSNTTNIVTEEHNPIPQREVECSASSSFGSYPGYFGTGKSPEITISGQETSFLDELNTGQLKPQLSSHQQFTNTNITPYNPNMHNDMNHQPTLPPPSPPQVYIPMNQREYHMNGFFEAPPPGSSVYNNTNQTRFGSSSSSLPCSLSMFDEYLFSQMQQPN; encoded by the exons ATGGGAAGGGTAAAATTGAAGATAAAGAAGTTAGAGAACCCAAATGGACGCCAATCTACATTTGCTAAAAGGAAAAATGGGATCTTGAAAAAGGCTAATGAGCTTTCGATTCTTTGTGACATTGATATTGTTCTTCTTATGTTCTCTCCTACTGGCAAAGCTGCGTTATGTTGCGGTACACGAAG TATGGAAGAGGTGATTGCTAAGTTTTCTCAAGTAACACCGCAGGAAAGAACGAAAAG GAAGTTCGAGAGTCttgaa AACTTGAAGAAAACTTTCCAAAAGTTGGATCACGATGTAAATATACGCGAATTTATAGCCTCGAG TAATTCGACAATAGAG GACTTGAGTGCTCAAGCAAGGATTCTGCAAGCTCGGATTTCTGAAATACATGGAAGATTAAG TTATTGGACAGAACCTGATAAGATTAATAACGTTGAACACTTGGGACAACTCGAAATTTCTATTAGGCAATCCATTGACCAACTGCGTGCACATAAG GAACATTTTGGGCAGCAGCAACAAGCAATGCAAATAGATAACGCAAACTTTGTTAAAGATTGGTCAACATGCTCG ATGCAAGATGGGATTCAGATTCCTCTTGAACAGCAGCTTCAGTCTATGTCATGGATTCTTAATAGCAACACCACCAACATTGTCACAGAGGAACACAATCCAATCCCGCAGAG GGAAGTCGAGTGCTCAGCGAGTTCTTCGTTCGGGAGCTATCCAGGCTACTTTGGAACAGGGAAGTCTCCTGAAATTACAATTTCGGGTCAAGAAACAAGCTTTCTTGATGAACTAAACACAGGACAGCTGAAACCGCAACTAAGCTCACATCAGCAGTTCACTAATACAAATATCACACCATACAATCCCAATATGCATAATGATATGAATCATCAACCAACGTTGCCTCCTCCTTCTCCCCCTCAGGTTTATATTCCAATGAATCAGAGAGAGTATCATATGAATGGATTTTTTGAAGCACCACCACCTGGATCTTCTGTTTACAACAACACCAACCAAACCAGGTTTGGTTCTAGCAGCAGCTCCTTGCCTTGTTCACTCTCAATGTTCGACGAATACTTGTTCTCCCag ATGCAGCAACCGAACTGA
- the LOC104710212 gene encoding agamous-like MADS-box protein AGL30 isoform X5 — MEEVIAKFSQVTPQERTKRKFESLENLKKTFQKLDHDVNIREFIASSNSTIEDLSAQARILQARISEIHGRLSYWTEPDKINNVEHLGQLEISIRQSIDQLRAHKEHFGQQQQAMQIDNANFVKDWSTCSMQDGIQIPLEQQLQSMSWILNSNTTNIVTEEHNPIPQREVECSASSSFGSYPGYFGTGKSPEITISGQETSFLDELNTGQLKPQLSSHQQFTNTNITPYNPNMHNDMNHQPTLPPPSPPQVYIPMNQREYHMNGFFEAPPPGSSVYNNTNQTRFGSSSSSLPCSLSMFDEYLFSQMQQPN, encoded by the exons ATGGAAGAGGTGATTGCTAAGTTTTCTCAAGTAACACCGCAGGAAAGAACGAAAAG GAAGTTCGAGAGTCttgaa AACTTGAAGAAAACTTTCCAAAAGTTGGATCACGATGTAAATATACGCGAATTTATAGCCTCGAG TAATTCGACAATAGAG GACTTGAGTGCTCAAGCAAGGATTCTGCAAGCTCGGATTTCTGAAATACATGGAAGATTAAG TTATTGGACAGAACCTGATAAGATTAATAACGTTGAACACTTGGGACAACTCGAAATTTCTATTAGGCAATCCATTGACCAACTGCGTGCACATAAG GAACATTTTGGGCAGCAGCAACAAGCAATGCAAATAGATAACGCAAACTTTGTTAAAGATTGGTCAACATGCTCG ATGCAAGATGGGATTCAGATTCCTCTTGAACAGCAGCTTCAGTCTATGTCATGGATTCTTAATAGCAACACCACCAACATTGTCACAGAGGAACACAATCCAATCCCGCAGAG GGAAGTCGAGTGCTCAGCGAGTTCTTCGTTCGGGAGCTATCCAGGCTACTTTGGAACAGGGAAGTCTCCTGAAATTACAATTTCGGGTCAAGAAACAAGCTTTCTTGATGAACTAAACACAGGACAGCTGAAACCGCAACTAAGCTCACATCAGCAGTTCACTAATACAAATATCACACCATACAATCCCAATATGCATAATGATATGAATCATCAACCAACGTTGCCTCCTCCTTCTCCCCCTCAGGTTTATATTCCAATGAATCAGAGAGAGTATCATATGAATGGATTTTTTGAAGCACCACCACCTGGATCTTCTGTTTACAACAACACCAACCAAACCAGGTTTGGTTCTAGCAGCAGCTCCTTGCCTTGTTCACTCTCAATGTTCGACGAATACTTGTTCTCCCag ATGCAGCAACCGAACTGA
- the LOC104710214 gene encoding transcription termination factor MTEF1, chloroplastic-like isoform X1: MIKPLENRDPPTHWKERRRRSRNNYVVSSLLSDRYSLKLHFYPSSIVMFYPHLRSEKKIETFFFFRFSLAATMMIAARCCLLPPPCFRVRCFAGETSDTGILFREKLIYLQDLNVDPHKALRVNPSLRSASISSVVSVENLLSSTGLSRPAVGRILDMFPDLLTSDPESEIIPVLRFLTDEISISEQDIPKSISRCPRLLISSVDHQLRPALSFLKTLGFVGRDTITSRNTVLLVSSVERTLIPKIEYLEEGLGFTREEVAKMVVRSPALLTYSVDNNLAPKVEFFMEEMRGDVKELKRFPQYFSFSLERKIKPRHRLLKEHGIFMPLSEMLKVSDGQFNNWLLELRLRSFERR, encoded by the exons ATGATAAAGCCGCTTGAGAATAGGGATCCCCCCACCCattggaaagaaagaagaagacgaagcagaAACAACTACGTCGTTTCATCGTTATTATCTGACCGTTACAGCTTGAAATTACACTTTTACCCTTCCTCCATTGTTATGTTTTATCCACACTTGAGAAgtgaaaaaaagattgaaactttttttttttttcggttctCTCTCGCCGCGACGATGATGATTGCAGCAAGGTGCTGTCTTTTGCCACCGCCGTGTTTCAGGGTTAGATGTTTCGCCGGTGAAACTTCAGATACAGGGATTTTATTCAGAGAGAAGCTTATTTACCTTCAAGACCTTAACGTAGATCCTCACAAAGCTCTCCGAGTGAACCCATCTCTCCGTTCTGCTTCAATCTCCTCCGTCGTCTCCGTCGAGAATCTTCTCTCTTCAACCGGACTCTCAAGACCCGCCGTTGGTCGGATTCTCGATATGTTCCCAGATTTGTTAACTTCTGATCCCGAATCTGAGATTATACCGGTGCTTCGCTTCTTAACCGA CGAGATCTCGATTTCAGAGCAAGACATACCCAAATCGATCTCTCGTTGTCCTCGATTGCTAATTTCATCAGTAGATCACCAGCTTCGTCCCGCGTTGTCGTTTCTCAAAACCCTAGGATTCGTGGGACGAGACACGATTACGTCGCGGAACACTGTGTTGCTTGTATCGAGTGTGGAACGAACCCTAATCCCTAAAATTGAGTATCTTGAAGAAGGGTTAGGGTTTACAAGAGAAGAGGTAGCGAAGATGGTTGTGAGATCTCCGGCGTTGTTGACGTATAGTGTGGATAACAATTTAGCTCCTAAAGTTGAGTTTTTTATGGAGGAGATGCGTGGTGATGTCAAGGAGCTGAAACGTTTCCCTCAGTATTTTTCGTTTAGCTTGGAGAGGAAGATAAAGCCAAGGCATAGGTTGCTTAAGGAACATGGGATTTTTATGCCTTTGTCTGAGATGTTGAAGGTTAGTGATGGTCAGTTTAATAATTGGCTTTTAGAGCTTCGTCTTAGGTCTtttgaaagaagatga
- the LOC104710212 gene encoding agamous-like MADS-box protein AGL30 isoform X2 produces MGRVKLKIKKLENPNGRQSTFAKRKNGILKKANELSILCDIDIVLLMFSPTGKAALCCGTRSSMEEVIAKFSQVTPQERTKRKFESLENLKKTFQKLDHDVNIREFIASSNSTIEDLSAQARILQARISEIHGRLSYWTEPDKINNVEHLGQLEISIRQSIDQLRAHKEHFGQQQQAMQIDNANFVKDWSTCSMQDGIQIPLEQQLQSMSWILNSNTTNIVTEEHNPIPQREVECSASSSFGSYPGYFGTGKSPEITISGQETSFLDELNTGQLKPQLSSHQQFTNTNITPYNPNMHNDMNHQPTLPPPSPPQVYIPMNQREYHMNGFFEAPPPGSSVYNNTNQTRFGSSSSSLPCSLSMFDEYLFSQMQQPN; encoded by the exons ATGGGAAGGGTAAAATTGAAGATAAAGAAGTTAGAGAACCCAAATGGACGCCAATCTACATTTGCTAAAAGGAAAAATGGGATCTTGAAAAAGGCTAATGAGCTTTCGATTCTTTGTGACATTGATATTGTTCTTCTTATGTTCTCTCCTACTGGCAAAGCTGCGTTATGTTGCGGTACACGAAG tagTATGGAAGAGGTGATTGCTAAGTTTTCTCAAGTAACACCGCAGGAAAGAACGAAAAG GAAGTTCGAGAGTCttgaa AACTTGAAGAAAACTTTCCAAAAGTTGGATCACGATGTAAATATACGCGAATTTATAGCCTCGAG TAATTCGACAATAGAG GACTTGAGTGCTCAAGCAAGGATTCTGCAAGCTCGGATTTCTGAAATACATGGAAGATTAAG TTATTGGACAGAACCTGATAAGATTAATAACGTTGAACACTTGGGACAACTCGAAATTTCTATTAGGCAATCCATTGACCAACTGCGTGCACATAAG GAACATTTTGGGCAGCAGCAACAAGCAATGCAAATAGATAACGCAAACTTTGTTAAAGATTGGTCAACATGCTCG ATGCAAGATGGGATTCAGATTCCTCTTGAACAGCAGCTTCAGTCTATGTCATGGATTCTTAATAGCAACACCACCAACATTGTCACAGAGGAACACAATCCAATCCCGCAGAG GGAAGTCGAGTGCTCAGCGAGTTCTTCGTTCGGGAGCTATCCAGGCTACTTTGGAACAGGGAAGTCTCCTGAAATTACAATTTCGGGTCAAGAAACAAGCTTTCTTGATGAACTAAACACAGGACAGCTGAAACCGCAACTAAGCTCACATCAGCAGTTCACTAATACAAATATCACACCATACAATCCCAATATGCATAATGATATGAATCATCAACCAACGTTGCCTCCTCCTTCTCCCCCTCAGGTTTATATTCCAATGAATCAGAGAGAGTATCATATGAATGGATTTTTTGAAGCACCACCACCTGGATCTTCTGTTTACAACAACACCAACCAAACCAGGTTTGGTTCTAGCAGCAGCTCCTTGCCTTGTTCACTCTCAATGTTCGACGAATACTTGTTCTCCCag ATGCAGCAACCGAACTGA
- the LOC104710212 gene encoding agamous-like MADS-box protein AGL30 isoform X1, whose product MGRVKLKIKKLENPNGRQSTFAKRKSGILKKANELSILCDIDIVLLMFSPTGKAALCCGTRSSMEEVIAKFSQVTPQERTKRKFESLENLKKTFQKLDHDVNIREFIASSNSTIEDLSAQARILQARISEIHGRLSYWTEPDKINNVEHLGQLEISIRQSIDQLRAHKEHFGQQQQAMQIDNANFVKDWSTCSMQDGIQIPLEQQLQSMSWILNSNTTNIVTEEHNPIPQREVECSASSSFGSYPGYFGTGKSPEITISGQETSFLDELNTGQLKPQLSSHQQFTNTNITPYNPNMHNDMNHQPTLPPPSPPQVYIPMNQREYHMNGFFEAPPPGSSVYNNTNQTRFGSSSSSLPCSLSMFDEYLFSQMQQPN is encoded by the exons ATGGGAAGGGTAAAATTGAAGATAAAGAAGTTAGAGAACCCAAATGGACGCCAATCTACATTTGCTAAAAGGAAAAGTGGGATCTTGAAAAAGGCTAATGAGCTTTCGATTCTTTGTGACATTGATATTGTTCTTCTTATGTTCTCTCCTACTGGGAAGGCTGCGTTATGTTGCGGTACACGAAG tagTATGGAAGAGGTGATTGCTAAGTTTTCTCAAGTAACACCGCAGGAAAGAACGAAAAG GAAGTTCGAGAGTCttgaa AACTTGAAGAAAACTTTCCAAAAGTTGGATCACGATGTAAATATACGCGAATTTATAGCCTCGAG TAATTCGACAATAGAG GACTTGAGTGCTCAAGCAAGGATTCTGCAAGCTCGGATTTCTGAAATACATGGAAGATTAAG TTATTGGACAGAACCTGATAAGATTAATAACGTTGAACACTTGGGACAACTCGAAATTTCTATTAGGCAATCCATTGACCAACTGCGTGCACATAAG GAACATTTTGGGCAGCAGCAACAAGCAATGCAAATAGATAACGCAAACTTTGTTAAAGATTGGTCAACATGCTCG ATGCAAGATGGGATTCAGATTCCTCTTGAACAGCAGCTTCAGTCTATGTCATGGATTCTTAATAGCAACACCACCAACATTGTCACAGAGGAACACAATCCAATCCCGCAGAG GGAAGTCGAGTGCTCAGCGAGTTCTTCGTTCGGGAGCTATCCAGGCTACTTTGGAACAGGGAAGTCTCCTGAAATTACAATTTCGGGTCAAGAAACAAGCTTTCTTGATGAACTAAACACAGGACAGCTGAAACCGCAACTAAGCTCACATCAGCAGTTCACTAATACAAATATCACACCATACAATCCCAATATGCATAATGATATGAATCATCAACCAACGTTGCCTCCTCCTTCTCCCCCTCAGGTTTATATTCCAATGAATCAGAGAGAGTATCATATGAATGGATTTTTTGAAGCACCACCACCTGGATCTTCTGTTTACAACAACACCAACCAAACCAGGTTTGGTTCTAGCAGCAGCTCCTTGCCTTGTTCACTCTCAATGTTCGACGAATACTTGTTCTCCCag ATGCAGCAACCGAACTGA
- the LOC104710212 gene encoding agamous-like MADS-box protein AGL30 isoform X3, with translation MGRVKLKIKKLENPNGRQSTFAKRKSGILKKANELSILCDIDIVLLMFSPTGKAALCCGTRSMEEVIAKFSQVTPQERTKRKFESLENLKKTFQKLDHDVNIREFIASSNSTIEDLSAQARILQARISEIHGRLSYWTEPDKINNVEHLGQLEISIRQSIDQLRAHKEHFGQQQQAMQIDNANFVKDWSTCSMQDGIQIPLEQQLQSMSWILNSNTTNIVTEEHNPIPQREVECSASSSFGSYPGYFGTGKSPEITISGQETSFLDELNTGQLKPQLSSHQQFTNTNITPYNPNMHNDMNHQPTLPPPSPPQVYIPMNQREYHMNGFFEAPPPGSSVYNNTNQTRFGSSSSSLPCSLSMFDEYLFSQMQQPN, from the exons ATGGGAAGGGTAAAATTGAAGATAAAGAAGTTAGAGAACCCAAATGGACGCCAATCTACATTTGCTAAAAGGAAAAGTGGGATCTTGAAAAAGGCTAATGAGCTTTCGATTCTTTGTGACATTGATATTGTTCTTCTTATGTTCTCTCCTACTGGGAAGGCTGCGTTATGTTGCGGTACACGAAG TATGGAAGAGGTGATTGCTAAGTTTTCTCAAGTAACACCGCAGGAAAGAACGAAAAG GAAGTTCGAGAGTCttgaa AACTTGAAGAAAACTTTCCAAAAGTTGGATCACGATGTAAATATACGCGAATTTATAGCCTCGAG TAATTCGACAATAGAG GACTTGAGTGCTCAAGCAAGGATTCTGCAAGCTCGGATTTCTGAAATACATGGAAGATTAAG TTATTGGACAGAACCTGATAAGATTAATAACGTTGAACACTTGGGACAACTCGAAATTTCTATTAGGCAATCCATTGACCAACTGCGTGCACATAAG GAACATTTTGGGCAGCAGCAACAAGCAATGCAAATAGATAACGCAAACTTTGTTAAAGATTGGTCAACATGCTCG ATGCAAGATGGGATTCAGATTCCTCTTGAACAGCAGCTTCAGTCTATGTCATGGATTCTTAATAGCAACACCACCAACATTGTCACAGAGGAACACAATCCAATCCCGCAGAG GGAAGTCGAGTGCTCAGCGAGTTCTTCGTTCGGGAGCTATCCAGGCTACTTTGGAACAGGGAAGTCTCCTGAAATTACAATTTCGGGTCAAGAAACAAGCTTTCTTGATGAACTAAACACAGGACAGCTGAAACCGCAACTAAGCTCACATCAGCAGTTCACTAATACAAATATCACACCATACAATCCCAATATGCATAATGATATGAATCATCAACCAACGTTGCCTCCTCCTTCTCCCCCTCAGGTTTATATTCCAATGAATCAGAGAGAGTATCATATGAATGGATTTTTTGAAGCACCACCACCTGGATCTTCTGTTTACAACAACACCAACCAAACCAGGTTTGGTTCTAGCAGCAGCTCCTTGCCTTGTTCACTCTCAATGTTCGACGAATACTTGTTCTCCCag ATGCAGCAACCGAACTGA